In Allocoprobacillus halotolerans, a genomic segment contains:
- the holA gene encoding DNA polymerase III subunit delta, with protein sequence MNFVIYGEDKLLMEQRLKTLKKKYHIQEEDMNMVTYWCQETSMATIIEDALTPPFLTEYKMIVLKNPLFLTTQKQKTMSEEDIQKFMDYLKLDNPTTVFVIYHDQRNFDERKKVVKSLRKLAHFYEIEKMDEHQLYKATHQAIKSRGCEIEEDALRLFLSRMPSNLLEISQEVNKLCLYTKHITVETIDLLVTKQVEENVFELSQAILNKETARSFRIYKDLIVNNEEPIKLIVLIGNAMRLLYQVKLLDRKGYNDREIAQILSMNPYRLKYIRRDGQDFDLKELLAHIDELSQLDIAIKTGKIDKYKGLELF encoded by the coding sequence ATGAATTTTGTCATCTATGGTGAAGATAAATTATTAATGGAGCAAAGATTAAAGACATTAAAAAAGAAATATCATATTCAAGAAGAAGATATGAATATGGTGACATATTGGTGTCAGGAAACAAGTATGGCAACCATTATTGAAGATGCTTTAACACCACCATTTTTAACAGAATATAAGATGATTGTTTTAAAGAATCCCCTCTTTTTAACAACTCAAAAACAAAAAACAATGAGTGAAGAAGATATTCAAAAATTTATGGATTATTTAAAGCTGGATAATCCCACAACTGTGTTTGTTATTTATCATGATCAACGTAATTTTGATGAACGAAAAAAGGTTGTCAAATCATTACGTAAATTGGCTCATTTTTATGAAATTGAAAAGATGGATGAGCATCAGTTATATAAAGCAACACATCAGGCGATTAAAAGTCGAGGATGTGAGATTGAAGAAGATGCATTGAGATTATTTTTATCACGTATGCCTTCAAATCTTTTAGAAATTTCACAGGAAGTTAATAAACTTTGTTTATATACAAAACATATTACAGTAGAAACAATAGATTTATTAGTGACAAAACAGGTTGAAGAAAATGTTTTTGAACTCAGTCAGGCAATATTAAATAAAGAAACAGCTCGTAGTTTTCGTATTTATAAAGATTTAATTGTCAATAATGAGGAACCGATTAAATTGATTGTTTTGATAGGTAATGCAATGCGTTTGTTATATCAAGTGAAATTATTAGATAGAAAAGGTTATAATGATAGAGAAATTGCGCAAATTTTATCTATGAATCCTTATCGTTTAAAATATATTAGACGTGATGGACAAGATTTTGATTTAAAAGAATTATTAGCACATATTGATGAATTATCGCAGTTGGATATTGCGATTAAAACAGGAAAAATAGATAAATATAAAGGTTTAGAACTTTTTTAA
- the ruvA gene encoding Holliday junction branch migration protein RuvA, with product MYSYIKGMIVDMSKDHIVVDNQGIGYLIYVSNPYQFKRGQETQVYVYQQVKEDGIALFGFLTPEEKDLFLKLILVKGIGCKTAIGILATGDVEAIITAIESKNIAYLRKIPGIGPKAAQQIVLDLQGKFQNTTSPIVLTSVEFDEAIEVLIALGYKKQDVDRVMNTLTHETLDTNGYVKKALGLLVKL from the coding sequence ATGTATAGTTATATTAAAGGTATGATTGTCGATATGTCTAAAGATCATATCGTGGTAGATAATCAGGGAATTGGATATTTGATTTATGTTTCCAATCCTTATCAATTTAAGCGTGGACAGGAAACGCAGGTTTATGTTTATCAGCAGGTTAAAGAAGATGGCATTGCATTATTTGGTTTTTTAACACCGGAAGAAAAAGATTTGTTTTTAAAATTGATTCTTGTTAAAGGGATTGGTTGTAAGACAGCGATTGGTATTTTAGCTACTGGAGATGTGGAGGCTATTATCACAGCTATTGAGTCAAAGAATATTGCTTATTTAAGAAAAATCCCTGGTATTGGGCCTAAAGCAGCTCAACAGATTGTTTTAGATTTGCAGGGTAAATTCCAAAATACAACTTCACCAATCGTTTTAACTTCGGTTGAATTTGATGAGGCGATAGAAGTTTTAATTGCTTTAGGATATAAAAAACAAGATGTTGATCGTGTCATGAATACACTTACTCATGAAACATTGGATACGAATGGCTATGTCAAAAAAGCACTTGGTTTATTAGTCAAATTATAG
- the obgE gene encoding GTPase ObgE has translation MKFIDKVHIYVEAGKGGDGVVAFRREAYVPKGGPAGGDGGKGGSIIFEATTSLSTLLDFRYHREYKAKNGGQGMAKKMHGADGADMILKVPVGTVIYDEDSGRVLADLTHDKQRAVIAKGGRGGRGNARFATSRNPAPTICEHGEPGEKYNLICELKLLADVGLVGFPSVGKSTLLSVVSRARPEIADYHFTTIVPNLGVAQSKDGRSFVMADLPGLIEGASQGKGLGHQFLRHIERCRVIVHVIDMGGTEGRDPYEDYLAINKELGEYKYRLLERPQIIVANKMDEPEAENNLKRFKEQLGEDIPVFPVIALIQEGVDMVLYAIADLLDRTPSFATEEEETENSVLYTYQKPDEIGFEIHNMGNGQWHVTGERVEKIVQMASLGSDDGVKRFAQKMRNIGLDDALRVAGVQAGDTVSILDFEFEFYE, from the coding sequence ATGAAATTTATTGATAAAGTTCATATCTATGTAGAAGCTGGAAAAGGTGGCGACGGTGTTGTCGCATTTCGTCGTGAAGCCTATGTTCCTAAAGGAGGACCTGCTGGTGGTGATGGTGGAAAAGGTGGAAGTATTATTTTTGAGGCCACAACTTCATTATCAACATTATTAGATTTTAGATATCATCGTGAATATAAAGCTAAAAATGGTGGACAGGGAATGGCTAAAAAGATGCATGGAGCCGATGGTGCTGATATGATTTTAAAAGTCCCTGTAGGAACTGTGATTTATGATGAGGATAGTGGTCGTGTTTTAGCGGATTTAACTCATGATAAGCAAAGAGCAGTGATTGCTAAAGGAGGACGTGGTGGACGAGGAAATGCGCGTTTTGCAACAAGTCGTAATCCTGCTCCAACTATTTGTGAACATGGGGAACCTGGTGAAAAATATAATTTAATTTGTGAGCTAAAATTACTTGCTGATGTAGGATTAGTAGGTTTTCCATCAGTAGGGAAATCTACATTATTATCTGTTGTATCACGTGCTAGACCAGAAATTGCTGATTATCATTTTACTACAATTGTTCCTAATTTGGGGGTTGCGCAATCTAAAGATGGGCGTTCTTTTGTGATGGCGGATTTACCAGGATTAATTGAAGGAGCAAGTCAAGGAAAAGGATTAGGACATCAATTTTTACGTCATATTGAAAGATGTCGTGTGATTGTTCATGTGATTGATATGGGCGGTACTGAAGGACGTGATCCTTATGAAGATTATCTAGCAATCAATAAGGAATTAGGTGAATATAAGTATCGTTTGTTAGAAAGACCACAAATTATTGTCGCTAATAAAATGGATGAACCTGAAGCTGAAAATAATTTAAAACGTTTTAAAGAACAGCTAGGTGAAGATATACCTGTTTTTCCTGTGATTGCATTAATTCAAGAAGGTGTGGATATGGTATTATATGCGATTGCTGATTTATTAGATCGTACACCATCATTTGCAACTGAGGAAGAAGAAACGGAAAACAGTGTGCTTTATACATATCAAAAACCAGATGAAATTGGCTTTGAAATTCATAATATGGGTAATGGTCAATGGCATGTCACTGGTGAGCGTGTAGAAAAAATTGTTCAAATGGCATCACTTGGCAGTGATGATGGTGTTAAACGTTTTGCCCAAAAAATGCGTAATATTGGTTTAGATGATGCTTTGCGTGTGGCAGGGGTACAAGCTGGCGATACTGTTTCTATTTTAGATTTTGAATTTGAATTCTATGAATAA
- the ruvB gene encoding Holliday junction branch migration DNA helicase RuvB, which produces MDLNHDILDTKEHVEDEENQLRPQSFDEYIGQTDLKKNLKVFVGAAKLRNETLDHVLLYGPPGLGKTTMSMIIANEMGTHLKATTGPSIEKTGDLVAILTSLEPGDVLFIDEIHRLNKVVEEILYPAMEDFYVDVVIGKEASTRSIRIDLPPFTLVGATTRAGDLSAPLRDRFGIVSKLEYYNETELTAIIDRTSQVYRIDMDDEAKVELARRSRGTPRIANRLFRRVRDFAQYNGDDIITKSRTIEALQSLKVDELGLDDVDHKYLLGIIQRFRGGPVGLEAIAASIGEEPLTLEDVYEPYLLQTGLIKRTPRGRVVTELAYQHFHISKES; this is translated from the coding sequence ATGGATTTAAATCATGATATTTTAGATACAAAGGAACATGTAGAAGATGAAGAAAATCAATTAAGACCTCAATCTTTTGATGAATATATCGGACAAACAGACTTAAAAAAGAATTTAAAAGTATTTGTTGGTGCAGCAAAATTAAGAAATGAAACTTTAGATCATGTTTTATTATATGGACCACCAGGTTTAGGAAAAACAACGATGTCCATGATTATTGCCAATGAAATGGGAACACATTTAAAAGCAACAACCGGACCAAGCATTGAAAAAACAGGTGATTTGGTTGCCATACTGACATCATTAGAACCAGGGGATGTTTTGTTTATTGATGAAATTCATCGCTTAAATAAAGTTGTTGAAGAAATTTTATATCCAGCTATGGAAGATTTTTATGTTGATGTGGTGATTGGTAAAGAAGCCTCAACACGTTCTATTCGTATTGATTTACCACCTTTTACATTAGTTGGGGCCACAACAAGAGCGGGTGATTTATCTGCACCATTAAGAGATCGTTTTGGGATTGTTTCTAAATTAGAATATTATAATGAAACAGAATTAACAGCCATTATTGACCGTACAAGTCAGGTTTATCGTATTGATATGGATGATGAGGCTAAAGTGGAACTAGCCAGACGTTCTCGAGGAACACCAAGAATTGCTAATCGTTTGTTTAGACGTGTCAGAGATTTTGCACAATATAATGGAGATGACATCATTACCAAGTCAAGAACAATTGAGGCTCTGCAATCTCTAAAAGTTGATGAATTAGGTTTAGATGATGTTGATCATAAATATTTATTAGGGATTATTCAACGTTTCCGTGGTGGACCAGTTGGTTTAGAAGCAATTGCTGCAAGTATCGGGGAAGAACCTTTAACTTTAGAAGATGTGTATGAACCTTATTTATTACAGACTGGATTAATTAAAAGAACACCAAGAGGACGTGTGGTGACAGAACTTGCTTATCAGCATTTTCATATTTCAAAAGAATCTTAG
- a CDS encoding L-serine ammonia-lyase, iron-sulfur-dependent, subunit alpha, which produces MESMRELFKIGFGPSSSHTMGPQRAALKIKEMYPEATHFHVDLHGSLALTGKGHLTDYIIEKTLAPKPVEFSFKSDELPEHPNGMLVHVFQDDQELKVIEVYSIGGGSILFKGDLAQEPVQVYQQKTMKEILHYVDVHGISLYDYVLENEGDDFDHFLSDILEAMFESVENGLKKEGVIQGRLKLKRVAKSMYQQAQNTRREADRERLFISSYAYAVSEENADGGKIVTAPTCGASGILPAVLYYCYKQLHIEKKDLIKALAIGGLFGNVVKTNGTISGADGGCQAEVGTACAMVAATMAWIYELNNSLIEYAAEMGLEHNLGLTCDPVGGYVQIPCIERNGYGSLRALDAAMLAKQLGYLRKNKVSFDTIVKVMKETGKDLSSDYKETSLGGLAKEFGLS; this is translated from the coding sequence ATGGAATCAATGAGAGAATTATTTAAAATCGGGTTTGGCCCTTCATCATCACATACAATGGGACCACAAAGAGCAGCCTTAAAAATTAAAGAAATGTATCCTGAAGCAACACATTTTCATGTTGACTTACATGGATCATTGGCACTTACAGGAAAAGGCCATTTAACAGATTATATTATTGAAAAAACATTGGCTCCTAAGCCGGTGGAATTTTCTTTTAAAAGTGATGAATTACCCGAACATCCTAATGGAATGTTAGTACATGTTTTTCAAGATGATCAGGAATTAAAGGTCATAGAGGTGTATTCTATTGGTGGAGGATCTATTTTATTTAAAGGAGATTTGGCACAAGAACCTGTACAAGTTTATCAACAAAAAACAATGAAAGAGATTTTACATTATGTTGATGTTCATGGTATTTCTTTATATGATTATGTTTTAGAAAATGAAGGTGATGATTTTGATCATTTTCTTTCTGATATTTTAGAAGCAATGTTTGAAAGTGTTGAAAATGGCTTGAAAAAAGAAGGTGTGATTCAAGGGCGACTCAAATTAAAAAGAGTTGCGAAATCTATGTATCAACAAGCTCAAAATACGCGTCGTGAGGCTGATCGTGAAAGATTATTTATTTCTAGTTATGCTTATGCTGTTTCAGAAGAGAATGCCGATGGTGGAAAAATTGTGACAGCTCCAACTTGTGGAGCGAGTGGCATTTTACCAGCTGTATTATATTATTGTTATAAGCAATTACATATTGAAAAGAAGGATTTAATTAAAGCCTTAGCTATTGGGGGACTATTTGGCAATGTTGTCAAAACCAATGGTACAATTTCAGGAGCTGATGGTGGTTGCCAGGCAGAGGTTGGAACAGCTTGTGCAATGGTAGCTGCCACAATGGCATGGATATATGAACTAAATAATTCTTTAATTGAATATGCTGCTGAAATGGGGTTGGAACATAATTTAGGATTAACTTGTGATCCGGTTGGAGGTTATGTCCAAATTCCATGTATTGAACGTAATGGTTATGGGTCTTTACGTGCCTTAGATGCCGCTATGTTAGCTAAACAACTTGGTTATTTAAGAAAAAATAAAGTGTCTTTTGATACCATTGTGAAAGTGATGAAAGAAACTGGAAAAGATTTATCAAGTGATTATAAAGAAACATCATTAGGTGGATTAGCGAAAGAATTTGGTTTATCATGA
- the hrcA gene encoding heat-inducible transcriptional repressor HrcA, producing MLTARQLLILKCIVEEFVETAEPVGSKTLMTKYQLPYSSATIRNEMSFLEEHGYLEKTHTSSGRVPSTDGYRFYVDTLMQPNVDDEVKNQVSMILGNRHRSLNEIIKESCQILSQLTHLTTVALGPNAIYEHLQNITLVPLSEHTVTAIIVTDKGHVENRNFNIKNNAYMEDLTSCVNVMNELLDGTPINQVAFRLERDVKPILSARIKEHEVLFNAFLEAFMKFANNNVYFSGKENLLYQPEYDDVNKLRRLVSAFENSQSWKSLEPIALEDGVTVRIGNDSPIQDLNDVSVISASFKTGNKSKGSISVIGPTRMPYERVVSLVEYISKSLEEVLVDYDDKDDE from the coding sequence ATGCTGACAGCTAGACAATTACTGATTTTAAAATGTATAGTTGAAGAATTCGTGGAAACGGCTGAACCAGTAGGATCAAAAACCTTGATGACAAAATATCAGCTTCCTTATTCAAGTGCGACAATTAGAAATGAAATGTCATTCCTTGAAGAACATGGATATCTTGAAAAAACACATACATCATCAGGACGTGTTCCTTCCACAGATGGGTATCGCTTCTATGTTGATACATTAATGCAACCCAATGTAGATGATGAAGTGAAGAATCAAGTGTCAATGATTTTAGGCAATCGACATCGTTCACTTAATGAGATTATTAAAGAAAGCTGTCAAATTTTAAGTCAGCTCACTCATTTAACAACTGTGGCATTGGGGCCTAACGCGATTTATGAACATTTACAGAATATTACACTTGTTCCATTGTCTGAACATACTGTAACAGCAATTATTGTGACAGATAAAGGGCATGTTGAAAATCGTAATTTCAATATTAAAAATAATGCCTATATGGAAGACTTGACAAGTTGTGTCAATGTAATGAATGAATTGTTAGATGGGACTCCAATTAATCAGGTTGCCTTTCGTTTAGAAAGAGATGTCAAACCAATATTGAGTGCACGCATTAAGGAGCATGAGGTTTTGTTTAATGCTTTTTTAGAGGCATTTATGAAGTTTGCGAACAATAATGTTTACTTCTCAGGTAAGGAAAACTTATTGTATCAACCAGAATATGATGATGTGAATAAATTACGTCGTTTGGTTAGTGCCTTTGAAAATTCGCAATCTTGGAAAAGTTTAGAACCGATTGCTTTGGAAGATGGTGTGACAGTAAGAATTGGGAATGATTCCCCAATTCAGGATTTAAATGATGTGTCCGTTATTTCGGCTTCATTTAAAACAGGGAATAAGTCTAAAGGATCTATTTCAGTCATTGGGCCGACACGTATGCCTTATGAAAGAGTTGTTTCTTTAGTTGAGTATATTTCAAAGAGCTTAGAAGAAGTTCTTGTTGATTACGATGATAAAGATGATGAATAG
- the hemW gene encoding radical SAM family heme chaperone HemW, with product MSSLYVHIPFCKHICSYCDFCKVFYHEKWAWQYLEALAYEIQQKDLKQDYQTIYIGGGTPTTLTYEQLQYLFDLLKPFAYQVQEYSIEINPETMDHEKLALCLQNGVNRLSIGVQTFQDDLLKKIGRVHTSSQAKAFIQEAQNMDFQDINIDLMYGLPDQTLEDVYQDMETLNQLNVGHVSYYSLILEDHTILKNINYQPLDDEEDAKWYEIIRQQIQQYGYKQYEVSNFYRFKPSLHNLVYWHYQDYDGIGVSAHSLKNGHRLENTKSLTRYLKHDFLASDISLTLQDQLFEKIMMGLRLNQGLSIEEMNQLYRIDFLNQYQKVITKYQQMGFLEIVDGYLKTTFSGINYLNNILIDFLDE from the coding sequence ATGAGTTCTTTATATGTACATATTCCTTTTTGTAAGCATATATGTAGTTATTGTGATTTTTGTAAGGTTTTCTATCATGAAAAGTGGGCGTGGCAATATTTAGAAGCATTGGCCTATGAAATACAACAAAAGGATTTAAAACAAGATTATCAGACAATTTATATTGGAGGAGGAACACCTACTACTTTAACATATGAACAGCTCCAATATCTCTTTGATTTGTTGAAACCATTTGCTTATCAAGTTCAGGAATATAGTATTGAAATAAATCCAGAAACAATGGATCATGAGAAGTTAGCGTTATGTTTGCAAAATGGTGTCAATCGTTTGAGCATTGGTGTTCAAACCTTTCAAGATGATTTACTCAAAAAAATAGGGCGTGTGCATACATCGAGTCAAGCTAAAGCATTTATTCAAGAGGCTCAAAATATGGACTTTCAAGATATAAATATTGATTTGATGTATGGTTTGCCTGATCAAACATTAGAAGATGTTTATCAAGATATGGAAACTCTCAATCAATTAAATGTGGGACATGTTTCCTATTATTCATTAATTTTAGAGGATCATACAATTTTAAAGAATATCAATTATCAGCCTTTAGATGATGAAGAAGATGCCAAATGGTATGAAATTATTCGCCAGCAAATACAGCAATATGGTTACAAGCAATATGAAGTGAGTAATTTTTATCGTTTCAAACCTTCCTTGCATAATTTAGTTTATTGGCATTATCAAGATTATGATGGGATAGGGGTATCTGCACATTCTTTAAAAAATGGTCATCGCTTGGAAAATACAAAATCATTAACGCGATATCTTAAACATGATTTTTTAGCAAGTGATATTTCATTGACATTACAAGATCAATTGTTTGAAAAAATCATGATGGGATTACGTTTGAATCAAGGTCTATCCATTGAAGAAATGAACCAGCTTTACCGAATAGATTTTTTGAATCAATATCAAAAAGTGATTACAAAATATCAACAAATGGGTTTTTTAGAAATCGTTGATGGTTATTTAAAAACAACATTTTCTGGAATCAATTATTTAAATAATATTTTAATAGATTTTTTGGATGAATAA
- the grpE gene encoding nucleotide exchange factor GrpE gives MAKEKETAQEEMKEEVVEETTEDVEVQKEENLQQQMKKLEEEVNNWKTDYYKVFADMENLKRRLEKEHQNSLKFMMQSFIEELLPVVDNFERSLNVQNPSDEIQTFLKGYQMIFDQLMAILKKNGVEVIEAQGQEFDPNLHQAVMTTQDENYDHNVVVEELQKGYKLKDRVIRASLVKVNE, from the coding sequence ATGGCAAAAGAAAAAGAAACTGCACAAGAAGAAATGAAAGAAGAAGTTGTTGAAGAAACAACAGAAGATGTTGAAGTGCAAAAAGAAGAAAATTTACAACAACAAATGAAAAAATTGGAAGAAGAAGTTAATAACTGGAAAACGGATTACTACAAAGTTTTTGCAGATATGGAAAACTTAAAAAGACGTTTAGAAAAAGAGCATCAAAATTCATTGAAGTTCATGATGCAATCGTTTATTGAAGAATTGCTTCCAGTTGTGGATAATTTTGAACGTTCATTGAATGTTCAAAATCCAAGTGATGAAATTCAAACTTTCTTGAAAGGTTATCAAATGATTTTTGATCAATTGATGGCTATTTTAAAGAAAAATGGTGTAGAAGTGATTGAGGCACAAGGTCAAGAGTTTGATCCAAATCTACATCAGGCAGTGATGACAACACAGGATGAAAATTATGATCATAATGTAGTTGTTGAAGAACTTCAAAAAGGTTACAAATTGAAAGATCGCGTTATTCGTGCATCTTTAGTCAAAGTGAATGAATAA
- a CDS encoding type II toxin-antitoxin system RelE/ParE family toxin produces the protein MNHYKMEYLQTFKNDLKEIVRYISVEFDNKIAAHQLLNSLEKRLNY, from the coding sequence ATGAATCATTATAAAATGGAATATTTACAAACCTTTAAAAATGATTTAAAGGAGATTGTTAGATATATTTCAGTAGAATTTGATAATAAAATAGCAGCTCATCAGTTATTGAATAGTTTAGAAAAAAGATTGAACTATTAA
- a CDS encoding ComEC/Rec2 family competence protein: MSINALPSHLEGSVSKVGENYCYLKTDAGTVKLYHDNIDIEYGDLLKVEVKELELYENSNDNAFCEKDYLYGQKIFHKAYVEKLISQQKQPTFYRWLEQRFSTNQDIQDYQRLFILGQKSATIGEDYQLLTDLSLVHMFALSGMHIHILYAFIKNSLSLFLPRHVAKLITFLMIGFYIFSIPMLVSLYRAFFVLLLYEIFKKWFHQLDIFAFLLICSLFYNPYIIYNISFVFSYFIYFIVLITKHLCYSSFWIYLSSLPIILTLNAQIPLITFAVSDILNAFIEWFYSLSVLSVFFPVLEMVLKYMVMIFQNILSFLTSLNNFIVFSKPTLAWLVLFYFFYFRIIILQELKRSYRKEILALFSLMIVLQVWSQYKIYGEVTMIDVGQGDCTLIRLPMNQGNILIDTGGTQDYDLATKTIIPYLKSVGISHLDYIYISHDDFDHCGALTSLLEHFSVGEVIDSFEESRQIGCATIQMIKSDKVYSDSNDQSLIMYVSLPSMNILFTGDASSVVEKDILEQLRTLDVDVLKVSHHGSATATSPAFLSTVHPDIAMIGVKKNNMYHHPSTQVIERLERKGITILRTDQDGMFHIRFYGKERYILR, translated from the coding sequence ATGTCTATCAATGCTTTACCTTCTCATCTTGAAGGAAGTGTGAGTAAAGTTGGAGAAAATTATTGTTATTTAAAAACAGATGCAGGAACTGTTAAACTTTATCATGATAACATTGATATAGAGTATGGGGATTTATTAAAGGTTGAAGTTAAGGAATTAGAACTCTATGAAAACAGTAATGATAATGCTTTTTGTGAAAAAGATTATCTTTATGGTCAAAAAATATTTCATAAAGCATATGTTGAAAAACTCATTTCCCAACAAAAACAACCTACTTTTTATCGTTGGCTAGAACAACGTTTTTCTACCAATCAGGATATTCAGGATTATCAACGATTATTTATTTTAGGACAAAAAAGTGCAACAATTGGTGAAGATTATCAGTTATTAACGGATCTTTCTCTTGTGCATATGTTTGCTTTATCAGGAATGCATATCCATATTTTATATGCTTTTATCAAAAATAGCTTGTCTTTATTTTTACCACGTCATGTCGCCAAGCTCATTACTTTTTTGATGATTGGTTTTTATATTTTCTCGATTCCAATGCTTGTGTCTTTATATCGTGCTTTTTTTGTTTTACTGCTATATGAAATCTTTAAAAAATGGTTTCATCAGTTAGATATTTTTGCATTTCTTTTGATTTGTTCTTTGTTTTATAATCCCTATATCATTTATAATATTTCTTTTGTTTTTTCATATTTTATCTATTTTATTGTTTTAATCACAAAACATTTATGTTATTCATCTTTTTGGATTTATTTATCATCATTACCTATTATTTTAACTTTGAATGCCCAAATTCCTTTGATTACTTTTGCAGTCAGTGATATTTTAAATGCTTTTATTGAATGGTTTTATAGTTTGTCTGTTCTTTCTGTATTTTTTCCAGTGTTAGAAATGGTATTAAAATATATGGTTATGATTTTTCAAAACATTCTTTCTTTTTTAACGTCATTGAATAATTTTATTGTTTTTTCAAAACCAACTCTAGCCTGGTTGGTTCTTTTTTATTTTTTCTATTTTCGTATCATCATTCTTCAGGAATTGAAACGTTCCTATCGAAAAGAAATCTTAGCATTATTTTCATTAATGATTGTTTTGCAAGTATGGAGTCAATATAAGATTTATGGAGAAGTGACCATGATTGATGTGGGACAGGGTGATTGTACGTTGATTCGCTTACCCATGAATCAAGGGAATATTTTAATTGATACGGGTGGCACACAGGATTATGATTTAGCAACCAAAACCATTATTCCTTATCTAAAATCAGTGGGTATTTCCCATTTGGACTATATTTATATTTCTCACGATGATTTTGATCATTGTGGCGCTTTAACATCTTTGTTAGAGCATTTTTCAGTTGGTGAGGTCATTGATTCCTTTGAAGAAAGTCGACAAATTGGCTGTGCCACAATACAAATGATTAAAAGTGACAAAGTTTACAGTGATTCTAATGATCAATCTTTAATTATGTATGTATCTTTACCATCGATGAATATTTTGTTTACTGGTGATGCTTCTAGCGTTGTTGAAAAAGATATATTGGAACAGTTACGGACATTGGATGTCGATGTTTTAAAAGTTTCACATCATGGAAGTGCGACTGCGACTTCTCCAGCATTTTTATCAACTGTGCATCCTGATATTGCGATGATAGGAGTCAAAAAGAATAATATGTATCATCATCCTTCTACGCAGGTTATTGAACGTTTAGAAAGAAAAGGCATAACGATTTTAAGAACGGATCAAGATGGGATGTTTCACATTCGATTTTATGGAAAAGAACGTTACATTTTGCGTTGA
- a CDS encoding ComEA family DNA-binding protein, translating to MKKKYQIIGLLVLMVCSIIYDFQKPEVQEKEVISLSYVILEGEFLTNGKYEFEGQKTIQDLIDEIGVSSKANLQSLNTDKIVEDESRIYLPPINDHAISLNHATKEELMTLQGIGEKTALKIMDYRSQQPFESIEDIMNVSGIGEKTYLRLRENLCL from the coding sequence ATGAAAAAGAAGTATCAGATAATTGGACTGCTTGTTTTAATGGTATGTTCCATTATTTATGATTTTCAAAAACCAGAAGTTCAAGAAAAAGAAGTGATTTCATTATCATATGTGATTTTAGAAGGCGAATTTTTAACGAATGGAAAATATGAATTTGAGGGTCAAAAAACAATCCAAGATTTAATTGATGAAATTGGTGTATCTTCAAAAGCCAATTTACAATCTTTAAATACTGATAAAATCGTTGAAGATGAAAGTCGTATTTATTTACCACCCATTAATGATCATGCGATATCTTTAAATCATGCGACTAAAGAAGAATTGATGACTTTACAGGGCATTGGTGAAAAAACAGCATTAAAAATCATGGACTATCGTAGTCAACAACCTTTTGAATCCATTGAAGATATTATGAATGTGAGTGGTATTGGTGAAAAAACATATTTGCGATTGAGGGAAAATTTATGTTTATAA